The Rhodothermus profundi genome includes a window with the following:
- the speD gene encoding adenosylmethionine decarboxylase yields MQALGRQILVEFYDCDREVLNNEALIREILIEGARRSRATVITDTFHSFSPHGVSGVVVIAESHVAIHTWPEHGYAAVDIFTCGDTIDPWIIQQYLEEQFRARNVSSMELKRGLFPERVPHKPVLEEAATA; encoded by the coding sequence ATGCAAGCACTCGGAAGGCAGATCTTGGTCGAGTTCTATGACTGCGACCGAGAGGTGCTCAACAACGAGGCCCTGATTCGGGAAATTTTGATTGAGGGCGCGCGTCGATCCCGTGCCACTGTCATTACCGACACGTTTCACTCCTTCAGTCCCCACGGCGTTAGTGGCGTCGTGGTTATTGCTGAGTCGCATGTAGCCATCCACACCTGGCCGGAGCACGGCTATGCCGCGGTTGATATTTTTACATGCGGCGATACCATTGACCCCTGGATCATTCAGCAGTACCTGGAGGAGCAGTTCCGGGCACGGAACGTTTCCAGCATGGAGCTCAAACGAGGGCTCTTTCCTGAGCGCGTGCCCCACAAACCCGTGCTTGAAGAGGCGGCAACCGCCTGA
- a CDS encoding peptide MFS transporter yields the protein MSNKPEGMAASASALVNDTSFFGHPRGLATLFFTELWERFSYYGMRALLVLFMTTAVTEANPGLGFDIGTATAIYGLYTFFVYVLSLPGGWLADKLWGQRKAIFVGGVIIAMGHFSMAIPTQLTFFLGLALIVIGTGLLKPNVSTIVGELYPEGGARRDAGFSIFYMGINIGAVLGPTLCGLLGEGYNWHLGFSLAGIGMVAGLISYKVGEKYLGEAGLFRPAPGEDETVLARRAQRFYTGAGIAAALVVFCGYLLATGQFPLSLETLAQSLGVGVVIITLLFFAYIFFFGGHTALEKRRLVVILWLVILAGLFWSGFEQAGSSLNLFARDLTDRQFGGWEMPASMLQNINPLFIIIFAPVFGWLWTWLAQRRANPSIPVKFALGLLGLAAGFFVLSWGAAHATPENPVSPAWLVVTYFLHTVGELCLSPVGLSSITKLAPRGRVGQMMGFWFIAAALGNLFAGLVAGQLETLMPAELFRSVAMITGAAGLIALLVSPAVRRLMGQVD from the coding sequence ATGTCAAACAAACCGGAAGGAATGGCGGCCAGCGCCTCGGCGCTTGTAAATGATACAAGCTTTTTCGGGCATCCCCGCGGTCTGGCCACCCTGTTTTTTACGGAGCTCTGGGAGCGCTTCAGCTACTATGGCATGCGAGCGCTTCTGGTGCTGTTTATGACCACGGCGGTTACGGAGGCAAACCCGGGACTGGGGTTCGACATTGGCACGGCTACGGCCATCTATGGTCTGTACACGTTCTTTGTTTATGTTCTTTCGCTGCCGGGCGGCTGGTTGGCCGATAAGCTCTGGGGGCAGCGCAAAGCCATTTTCGTAGGCGGTGTCATTATTGCCATGGGGCATTTCTCCATGGCCATTCCGACGCAGTTGACGTTTTTTCTAGGACTGGCCCTCATCGTAATCGGCACCGGTCTGCTTAAGCCCAACGTCAGCACGATCGTGGGAGAGCTGTATCCAGAAGGCGGTGCGCGGCGCGATGCCGGCTTTTCCATCTTTTACATGGGGATCAATATTGGCGCTGTGCTGGGACCCACGCTGTGCGGCCTGCTGGGGGAAGGCTACAACTGGCACCTGGGCTTTTCGCTGGCAGGTATTGGCATGGTGGCTGGCCTGATTTCCTACAAAGTCGGCGAGAAATATCTGGGCGAAGCCGGTCTCTTTCGGCCAGCACCAGGTGAAGATGAAACCGTACTGGCACGGCGGGCCCAGCGCTTCTACACTGGTGCCGGCATTGCCGCTGCCCTGGTAGTTTTCTGCGGCTATCTGCTGGCTACCGGGCAGTTTCCTCTTTCGCTGGAGACGCTGGCTCAGAGTCTGGGCGTGGGCGTGGTCATTATCACGCTGTTGTTTTTCGCCTATATTTTCTTCTTCGGCGGCCATACAGCCCTGGAAAAGCGGCGGCTCGTCGTGATCCTGTGGCTGGTTATTCTGGCAGGCTTGTTCTGGTCGGGCTTTGAGCAGGCCGGCTCATCGCTGAACCTGTTTGCGCGCGATCTGACGGACCGTCAGTTCGGCGGTTGGGAGATGCCGGCCAGCATGCTCCAGAACATTAATCCCCTGTTCATTATCATTTTTGCACCAGTTTTTGGCTGGCTGTGGACCTGGCTGGCGCAGCGCCGGGCAAATCCTTCCATTCCGGTGAAGTTTGCGCTGGGGTTGCTGGGGCTGGCGGCGGGCTTTTTTGTGCTTTCCTGGGGAGCGGCTCACGCCACGCCCGAAAATCCGGTCTCGCCCGCCTGGCTGGTGGTAACGTATTTTCTACATACGGTAGGCGAGCTGTGCCTGTCGCCTGTTGGGCTGTCGTCGATTACGAAGCTGGCGCCGCGCGGACGGGTAGGCCAGATGATGGGCTTCTGGTTCATTGCAGCGGCGCTGGGGAACCTGTTTGCAGGGCTGGTGGCCGGTCAGTTGGAGACGCTGATGCCCGCGGAGCTTTTCCGGAGCGTGGCGATGATTACCGGAGCGGCTGGCCTGATTGCGCTCCTGGTGAGCCCGGCGGTGCGGCGTTTGATGGGACAGGTAGATTAA
- the aspS gene encoding aspartate--tRNA ligase, translated as MSNQHGQEALAPGRDLHGPRTHTCGELRRTHVGQEVILKGWVDTRRDLGGVIFVDLRDRYGLTQLVFSPQDNEAAYRLADRLRSEYVISVRGVVRERSPETINPRLATGEVEVRVHDLIILNTAEPLPFPVSAHEEKRTATSEELRLKYRYLDLRRPELQRNLLLRHQVYLITRRYFDAHQFVEVETPVLTKSTPEGARDFLVPSRLHPGKFYALPQSPQLYKQILMVAGLDRYFQIVKCFRDEDLRADRQPEFTQIDVEMTFPTEEQIFTLIEGLMQAIWRETLGVDLSLPFPRLSYQEALRRFGSDKPDTRFGLELQEIGDVFRGSGFRVFEHILAQDGEIVALVVPGMGDQGRGYMDRLDKEVVRKQIGAGGLVYFKLPSDGGPIYASVKEHILAPEFVQRAVAQLGARAGDLVLLLAGPKPQVYLQAGALRLHMARELNLIPPAGQAPWHFLWITDFPLLEWDEEAGRYYAMHHPFTSPHPDDLELLETDPGRVRARAYDLVLNGNEIGGGSIRIHRQDVQRRMFRVLGIDAAEAERRFGFLLTAFRYGAPPHGGIALGLDRIVMLLAGAGSLRDVIAFPKTQRAQELMSDAPDEVAPEQLEELHIRVVLPEAETSGS; from the coding sequence ATGAGCAACCAGCACGGGCAGGAAGCCTTAGCACCCGGCCGCGACCTGCACGGCCCACGCACGCACACCTGCGGCGAACTGCGGCGCACCCATGTTGGCCAGGAAGTAATCCTCAAAGGATGGGTTGACACCCGGCGCGATCTGGGTGGCGTCATCTTTGTCGATCTGCGCGACCGGTACGGCCTGACGCAGCTTGTCTTCTCCCCGCAGGACAATGAGGCGGCGTACCGGTTGGCCGACCGCCTGCGCAGCGAATACGTCATCTCGGTACGGGGCGTGGTGCGCGAGCGTTCTCCGGAAACCATCAATCCCAGGCTGGCCACCGGTGAGGTTGAGGTGCGCGTCCATGATCTGATCATTCTGAACACAGCCGAACCGCTTCCCTTTCCGGTCTCCGCTCATGAGGAGAAACGCACGGCAACCAGCGAAGAGCTACGCCTGAAGTATCGCTACCTCGACCTGCGGCGACCGGAGCTGCAGCGCAACCTGCTACTCCGCCATCAGGTCTACCTGATCACGCGCCGCTACTTCGATGCGCATCAGTTCGTCGAAGTTGAAACCCCCGTGCTGACCAAATCAACCCCGGAAGGCGCCCGCGACTTTCTGGTACCCAGCCGTCTGCATCCCGGGAAATTTTACGCACTTCCGCAGTCGCCGCAGCTCTACAAGCAGATTCTCATGGTCGCAGGCCTGGACCGCTACTTTCAAATTGTCAAGTGCTTCCGTGACGAAGACCTGCGGGCCGACCGCCAGCCGGAGTTCACCCAGATCGATGTGGAAATGACCTTTCCTACCGAGGAGCAAATCTTTACGCTCATTGAGGGGCTCATGCAGGCCATCTGGCGGGAAACCCTGGGCGTTGACCTGTCCCTGCCGTTTCCTCGACTCTCCTATCAGGAGGCGCTGCGACGTTTTGGCTCCGACAAACCCGACACCCGCTTTGGGCTGGAACTGCAGGAGATCGGCGACGTCTTCCGCGGCTCCGGCTTCCGGGTGTTTGAGCACATCCTGGCCCAGGATGGCGAGATTGTCGCACTGGTTGTACCGGGCATGGGCGACCAGGGCCGCGGCTATATGGATCGCCTGGACAAAGAGGTCGTGCGCAAGCAGATCGGCGCCGGCGGGCTGGTCTATTTCAAGCTGCCCTCAGACGGCGGCCCCATCTACGCGTCGGTCAAAGAACACATTCTGGCGCCGGAGTTCGTTCAGCGTGCTGTTGCGCAACTGGGAGCCCGGGCTGGCGACCTGGTGCTCCTGCTGGCCGGTCCAAAACCGCAGGTTTACCTGCAAGCCGGCGCGTTGCGCCTGCACATGGCCCGGGAGCTGAACTTGATCCCTCCGGCCGGCCAGGCCCCCTGGCACTTTCTCTGGATTACGGATTTTCCGCTGCTGGAATGGGACGAGGAAGCCGGACGCTACTATGCCATGCACCACCCGTTCACCTCGCCCCACCCGGATGACCTGGAGCTGCTGGAAACCGATCCGGGACGCGTACGCGCCCGCGCCTATGACCTGGTGCTCAATGGCAACGAGATCGGAGGCGGCTCGATCCGTATTCACCGGCAGGACGTGCAACGTCGCATGTTCCGCGTGCTGGGCATTGACGCAGCCGAAGCCGAGCGGCGTTTTGGGTTCCTGCTGACCGCCTTCCGGTACGGCGCGCCTCCCCATGGAGGCATTGCGCTGGGACTGGATCGCATCGTCATGCTGCTGGCTGGTGCCGGATCGCTGCGCGACGTAATCGCGTTCCCGAAGACCCAGCGCGCCCAGGAGCTGATGTCGGATGCCCCCGATGAAGTCGCTCCGGAGCAGCTTGAGGAGCTCCACATTCGCGTTGTGCTGCCCGAAGCAGAAACGTCAGGCTCCTGA
- a CDS encoding DUF5686 family protein yields MWLLVALALLLASPSDSTRRNEIVPGLHLSTSRCEALWELDCRRPRPLAAFAGDFPHRWPFRETALYRSLPGLRYNRVEGLVLGLGTEPLEWTEYDRVRLLGQLAYAFALRRWRYEVGAETVLNPARHEAFYLKLGGGYYRTTRTDDLWKTTPLENTLAAFFFGNDFYALYYETEGWQLYAVQRLTRYAQLGLGFRAEAHRALSQKTRWALFARQAADFNLPAREGRRHALVLTLDAGRILAYKDLPTGWALRLQAELGRHLGGELLYNRYVADGRLYLPMGHYSRLNLRVRGGWADATAPIQQQFFLGGIGSVRGYAQNAYVGTRMLLGNAELVIQGVSLVPGEVIEDLVFLAFFDAGWVNAFGTDTFRSRDMLSAAGIGLGLDEGRSIRLELAWPLRDLGQGYRPSLWFRISPAF; encoded by the coding sequence ATGTGGCTGCTCGTTGCTCTGGCGCTGCTACTCGCCTCGCCCTCCGACTCAACCCGACGCAACGAGATCGTTCCCGGACTGCACCTGAGTACCAGCCGGTGCGAAGCGCTCTGGGAGCTGGACTGTCGGCGCCCACGACCACTGGCCGCCTTTGCCGGCGATTTTCCCCATCGCTGGCCCTTCCGCGAAACCGCCCTGTACCGCTCGCTGCCAGGCCTCCGTTACAACCGTGTAGAGGGGCTGGTGTTGGGACTGGGCACCGAACCGCTGGAATGGACCGAGTACGACCGCGTGCGGCTGCTCGGACAACTGGCCTATGCCTTTGCGTTGCGTCGCTGGCGCTACGAAGTTGGCGCCGAAACGGTGCTCAATCCGGCCCGCCATGAAGCGTTCTACCTCAAGCTGGGCGGTGGCTACTATCGCACCACCCGCACCGACGACCTGTGGAAAACCACCCCGCTGGAAAACACGCTGGCCGCCTTCTTTTTCGGCAATGATTTCTATGCGCTCTACTACGAAACCGAAGGCTGGCAGCTCTACGCTGTGCAACGCCTGACGCGCTACGCACAACTGGGCCTGGGCTTCCGCGCCGAAGCCCACCGGGCGCTCTCTCAGAAAACCCGCTGGGCGCTGTTCGCCCGCCAGGCGGCGGACTTTAACCTGCCTGCACGGGAAGGCCGCCGGCATGCCCTCGTGCTGACGCTGGACGCCGGCCGCATTCTGGCCTACAAAGACCTGCCAACCGGATGGGCCCTCCGTCTCCAGGCAGAGCTGGGACGCCACCTGGGAGGTGAGCTTCTCTACAACCGCTATGTAGCTGACGGGCGCCTTTACCTCCCAATGGGCCACTACAGCCGACTGAACCTGCGGGTGCGTGGCGGATGGGCCGACGCCACCGCCCCTATCCAGCAGCAATTCTTCCTGGGCGGTATCGGGTCGGTGCGGGGCTATGCGCAGAATGCATACGTTGGCACGCGCATGCTGCTGGGTAATGCCGAACTGGTCATTCAGGGAGTGTCGCTGGTGCCCGGCGAAGTGATCGAAGACCTGGTCTTCCTGGCGTTTTTCGATGCCGGATGGGTCAATGCATTTGGCACCGATACCTTCCGGAGTCGCGACATGCTAAGCGCCGCCGGCATTGGCCTGGGACTGGACGAAGGCCGAAGCATACGTCTGGAGCTGGCCTGGCCGCTTCGCGACCTGGGTCAGGGATACCGACCATCGCTCTGGTTCCGCATCAGTCCGGCCTTTTAA
- the speE gene encoding polyamine aminopropyltransferase, translating to MAAPKQYQFQYTEFWQGRTGLSFGVERILFNRQSAYQQVQVLQTDAFGRVLTLDGLVMLTERDEFVYHEMICHPALCLLPHPRRVLIVGGGDGGTLREVLRYAEIEQVDLVEIDEVVIEAARTCFPELSRAFDDPRARLHVADGAAFVREAAPATYDLIIVDSTDPVKFAEGLFGESFYRDCARLLREDGMLVTQSESPFDQTFQASIQAAHAMLGRLFSQVHMYLAHIPTYPMGLWSFMLASKRLHPVDDFDSEQAARRLAPFANRLRYYNVELHRAAFALPSFVRRLFADARSRPAHPESLHSNDIG from the coding sequence ATGGCAGCACCCAAACAATATCAGTTTCAGTACACCGAGTTCTGGCAGGGACGAACCGGACTGAGCTTTGGCGTTGAACGCATTCTGTTTAACCGACAGAGTGCCTACCAGCAGGTGCAGGTGTTGCAGACAGACGCTTTTGGACGGGTGCTGACGCTGGATGGGCTGGTGATGCTCACCGAGCGGGATGAATTTGTCTATCACGAAATGATCTGCCATCCGGCCCTGTGTCTTTTGCCCCATCCAAGGCGGGTGCTCATCGTGGGCGGGGGCGACGGCGGCACGCTACGGGAAGTGCTCCGCTATGCCGAAATCGAGCAGGTAGATCTGGTAGAAATTGATGAGGTCGTAATTGAGGCCGCTCGAACCTGTTTCCCGGAGCTCAGCCGGGCCTTTGACGATCCAAGAGCCAGGTTGCACGTGGCTGATGGGGCCGCCTTTGTGCGAGAAGCAGCGCCTGCTACGTACGATCTAATCATCGTGGATTCTACCGACCCGGTGAAGTTTGCCGAAGGGCTTTTTGGCGAATCATTCTACCGGGACTGTGCCCGTCTCTTGCGCGAAGACGGCATGCTGGTTACGCAGAGTGAATCGCCGTTCGATCAGACGTTTCAGGCTTCCATTCAGGCAGCCCACGCCATGCTGGGACGGCTTTTTTCTCAGGTGCATATGTATCTGGCCCATATTCCTACCTATCCAATGGGACTCTGGTCCTTCATGCTGGCCAGCAAACGGCTGCATCCCGTAGACGATTTCGATTCAGAGCAGGCTGCGCGTCGCCTGGCGCCTTTCGCCAATCGTCTGCGCTACTACAATGTTGAGCTGCATCGGGCTGCGTTTGCTCTGCCCAGCTTTGTCCGGCGCCTGTTTGCAGATGCTCGTAGCCGCCCGGCTCACCCAGAGTCGCTCCACAGCAACGACATAGGATAG
- a CDS encoding inorganic diphosphatase, with product MSTTYRPAFLELFARRFHWDAWEQIIRQQGWTIDRPYRSRHPLFPEVIYPIDYGYINGTCSSDGEPIDLFVGQGRRGLVGALLTIDRRRHKREVKLLYNCTAEEVYLVNGFINFDRRFLEGFLVLRYPMSLLWSDSG from the coding sequence ATGTCCACCACCTACCGCCCTGCTTTCCTGGAGCTGTTTGCCCGGCGTTTTCATTGGGATGCCTGGGAGCAGATAATCCGGCAACAGGGCTGGACGATCGACCGTCCGTACCGAAGTCGGCATCCCCTCTTTCCAGAAGTCATCTACCCGATCGACTATGGGTACATAAACGGCACGTGCAGCAGCGACGGAGAGCCCATTGATCTGTTTGTGGGACAGGGCCGTCGTGGTCTGGTAGGGGCGCTTCTGACCATTGATCGACGGCGACATAAGCGCGAAGTAAAACTGCTGTACAATTGCACGGCCGAAGAGGTGTACCTGGTGAATGGGTTTATCAACTTCGACCGGCGGTTTCTGGAAGGCTTTCTGGTGCTCCGCTATCCTATGTCGTTGCTGTGGAGCGACTCTGGGTGA
- the dut gene encoding dUTP diphosphatase — protein METKTLTEIDALVVPIQRLPHAEGLALPEYATPYSAGMDLRAAVPEDEPLVLEPGRWALVPTGLVLALPPGYEGQVRPRSGLAARHGVTVLNSPGTIDADYRGEVKVLLINLGSEPFVIRRGERIAQLVVARHARVSWDERASLDETERGAGGFGSTGRH, from the coding sequence ATGGAAACGAAGACGCTTACCGAGATCGACGCGCTGGTTGTGCCGATTCAGCGACTGCCGCATGCCGAAGGACTGGCGCTGCCTGAATACGCAACTCCGTACAGCGCTGGGATGGATCTGCGGGCGGCGGTTCCGGAAGACGAGCCCCTGGTGCTGGAGCCGGGACGCTGGGCGCTGGTTCCCACCGGGCTGGTGCTGGCCCTTCCTCCGGGTTACGAAGGCCAGGTGCGGCCGCGCAGTGGCCTGGCAGCCCGGCATGGCGTCACGGTGCTGAACAGTCCGGGAACGATTGATGCGGATTACCGGGGCGAGGTCAAGGTGTTGCTGATCAACCTGGGCTCAGAGCCTTTTGTGATCCGGCGCGGTGAACGTATTGCCCAACTGGTGGTGGCACGCCATGCCCGGGTTTCGTGGGATGAACGCGCTTCGCTGGACGAAACCGAGCGCGGCGCAGGCGGCTTTGGTTCAACCGGAAGGCATTGA